In Nicotiana tabacum cultivar K326 chromosome 10, ASM71507v2, whole genome shotgun sequence, the DNA window CTACCCTCGGAAGGATCAAAAGTTAAGCAAACCACATCTTCGGCCAAGCCTGATAAGACACATCGGGGGGCTGTATCGAGACTCACGCCTCGAAAGAGTAGGAACATACCAAATCTCAAAACGTCGCCTACACATCCCGCGGTGAGGAAGAACTGCTTTACTCCCTTattattttttcactaacctgtATGCACAAAACTGGCCAGGATATTCAAAACTTCTAACTCTACCCGGAGATCCCTAGGCTCTAAAAAAGGGCCCGCTGCGCTCTTTCCCCTCAATCAGACTTCCGCCCCGAAGAGGGCCTCGTCAGCAAGATTATTAGTAGAGCAGTGTACCCCCAAAGGAGGATCCAATAAGGTCGCTGGCCTTCTTCTACAGTCCAACGACGAGGGGTGATCTTCTTCTAAGGGCACCGTCCCCTCGGGAGGACCGGGAAACGACAGACTAAGTCTCGATAGGGAATTATGTACTAGATCAAATGGTCCGAGAAGCCGAGCCCGCATGAGCCGAGCTCACAACAATGAAACAATGTATGTCTACACCAAGCAATAAAAGGATATCTTTTCAACATCTTATTCTCCAAACAAGGAAATCTTAAGTATACCCCGACAGGGGCCTCTCCACCAAATGAGTCCtgagatactcggagacttagcatcCGCAATTCAACACCCGCACGACCctagggtcggaactccgggctcataaatCCCCTACAAGGCAGCTCCGAGCTCACGAAAAACGGTCTTCATGCTTAAACAaattcgatgactcggagactgtcattcATCGCCAATCGCCACGCGCTGGAAAACCCGAAATTGTAAGACCCCTAACGGGCAGACTcggcataaccagatctattctatattacaaaaattgtaagacctcaacaaacatgacaaattgtaagacctcaacaggcatgacaaactgtaagacctcaacaggcatgaaaatcccaaagttcaggctatatgtcgcatttgtaagaatcctaaaagggcataccctcggtgtaaaCGCCTGAACTATCACtcaggatcaaaaatggctccggccaaacacatatgactatggtcaaaatggctgatacaACCAAACTagcgcgactcggggacgcctgaccgtcgctaaacaaaaatcGTAGGCCACTACtttgaatatacttcggaaagaaccggttaaaataggattccctcaacaggcaaaaacgagcttcgaccatgtcaactTCAAATCACAAAGGCTTCAACCTACTCATCCTATGAGatatgaaccttccgaggtgctcgaaacatcgccgataatgacttgaaatcgaggttcttccaaaATAGACGACGAGTCaggcaaaaatctttcaaaagaccttaacgagcggaaaacaaagcctacaaaaagcccacgggAAAAAACAACGTAAGAGCTATTGttgccagctaagcaagcctccgagccacatattaaaaggtctctacgaccaaacagcaTAAGATCCATTATCGCCAgctaaaaaattgacaacttgaggattaaaatgagcttgaATCATAACCCGATTTAGAGACAGGATCCAAAATTGTTAGCTATGCAAGCCTCTGGGCCATATATTGAAAGGTCTCAATGATCAAAACAGCGTAAGAGGCACTATCGCCGGTCTAAAaatacttaagggtcaattaaagcttgaGTCGCAACGCGACTCAGAGACTAGACCCGAAAACATTGAAACAACGGATGCCCGAGGGCAAGAAATGAAGGCCACCATCATCTGCCCATGCAGACAGgaaagaacttgagggtcaattgaagctcgaatcgcaacgcgacttggagactggacccgaaattgctaaaattacaatatgcctaagggcatggcataaatgccactatcgccagccgagtgagcctccgggccacccacctgtaaggtcacttcgacctgAAGCACAAAAGGCATCATCGTCCTCTCATGCAAGCAGgaaagaacttgagggtcaattgaagctcgaatcACAATGCGACTTGGaaactggacccaaaatagtcgGAACGGCAAATGCTGAAGGGCAAGAAATGGGAACAATTACTACCTGCCCGCATAGGCATAAATGATTTAAGGGCAGAAAGGCTCGAGTCAAAGCCCAactcggagactaagcctaaacaACTGGGCAAAGCACGGAGGCCCCAACACCTGCTCATGTCAAGGATCGCACTTAAAAGCCCCCGGGCCTGTCCGATCAGTTCCGAACCTACGAGGATCCCGCCAAACACCAAAACTAGCCTGCCTGGTCAAATGCAATGACAGAAAAGAGAtgcagaagaaataaagcttcaagtttcctCTTATCTTACATACGCACAAAAAAAGAGGGCACACTCTCCATTTACAGACATGCTCTACAGATATCAAATACAAAGCGACAAAATGGCGAATTCTACGCTCCGctccaaagggctacaacttgctGGTTTCGCTCTTCGCCTCGCCAGCAAGAAGTGACTGCGCGCCACACTCGTCcacccttgctcgagccaattcctctaagagaacgaagcccctCGCACCAATCTCCTCGAGTACTTCTCTTCGAGATCTACaatgaacatattcctcgatcctcttctcccgGTCGAGGGCTCACTTCAGCTCAGCTTGAGTGTCCGCAACATCTTTCATATGAATCGCCATCTCTTGATCAACCTTGGTTCGGCTTAGTGtcgcttcagcccgggcatcaattatctcagccctgaccttcgagAGATTAGATTCAAGTTTCTCGATCATACccgcttgaactttggcattatCATGAGCCAAGTGGAGTTGAGCTTCGAAGGCGGGGACCTTGGCTGGGGCGCCtgtctcctctaaagcttgagcttgcacctgagcccttagctcaCCACAGGCAGTTCTGACGCGGTCAATGTCGCCCTTGCGGTACTCCAAAGCCTCCGTCTTTCTCTGCAACTAATATAACAAAAATGGGGTTAACCTTAATGGCCAAAGAGAGCAAAGCGCGAGCTGCAaaaagttacctgctccatcaaatagctcttgtagttcgagctccggtacgcctcatatcgccaatgcagCAACTCggcctccttctcctcgctaaggagcctaagggacttgCCCTCACCCAGAATTTTTTGAAGCCTGGCTCCttgacggagcagctcagacaTAAGCCTATCGTAGGCCTGTACAATGAAAGCTCAATAAGGGAGGAGGACGCAGAATACAGGAAAATTGCGCCTAAACTCACCACGAAGTGAAGCCGACAGACTTCCTAGAAGCGAGAATACACTCCTGTTGATCTTTCCTCTTCAGCCCCAGAATAATCGACCTCAGGCAAAGCATATGCACTCGGAGGAACCGCCGCCCGGGAATTAGATACTCCGGGAGCAGCAGACTCGGACGATGCCCTCTCCTCGAAAACACGAGCCCGTTCAGCACCACTAAAAGCTCCATTACACTGCAGGTGCTAATCCTCTTTATCGCCGTCGTCCCTCGGCTCGGAGGCTGATGCCTTTTTCTCCCTTTCGGGAGAGCACTACATCATCCCAAAAAATCGCCCAATACCTACAAACGGTAAAGCCGATACAAAGGAAAGGAGGGAAATGTTACCTCGAATATACGAAGGCCAAGGCAAAGGCAGCGTACgcgcataccttggtatttcgctCCCCATCTGGCACGAAGTACAGCTCGTCACCGACGCTCGTCGCAGGACGAATGGGTCACCAGCCTCCGGACCCAGTCGGGCATGTCAAGGACTTCACTCggcgtccatgaagttgctacaacaagggagacaatattattACTCGACTGATTTCCACTATAGGCAAAATCTAAAAAAGCACCAGACGCTCCactcacgtgcataattccaccCTTCAGGAATGGCAGTAGCTCAACGGGGATAATGTTGACCGTTCGGACCCGGATAAACCAACCGGCCCACTCTCGATCCTCGTTCTCTTTGTCGTCAACTACAAAAGGCGTGGACGAACGACACCTCAGGGTTAGTAGGCCCTGGTGATGAAAGGGTTGGTATAGCCTGACGAGATGgttaagcgtgaattcaagcccagccttctccgcaaagagcctcatcatcagcaccacccgccaaaatgacggatgtatctgcgccaaagtaacccgatacttcaagcaaaaatcaagcacaaccctatcaaggggaccAAACGCGAAATGATATAGGTATACGCTCAACAATCCATCAGTAgagtccgtaatactctcatccgggGGAAGTACCTGCAACGCTATCCCCTCGCTCCATCCACAATATTttctcaccatctccagatgttccccTCTTATCAAGGACACCATCTTCAGAGCGAACGCCCGCAATTCCTGAGCACCGGGAGCAGCACTTCCCGCTCCCTGCCGGGACCGCCCCGAAGTGGTTGCCAtaactaggggtgtcaatggttcggttcggccaattattttataaaatttgtaccataccaatttttcggttattctattatgtataaccaaaattagacttttcgaaaccgtcccaattATGTCAGTTTCTCTTTTGTATcagtacggttcggttaatttttggtatttttttatatCATGTAAAATTCCCCAGTAGAAGTAGAATGTAATAACATGCGTTCTTTTAtaagacttagcaaaactctctagacatttttactatttaaaaggtgattaattaaaaaaagaagaagagatggctagagtatagatccatcaactattctacaatagcgtaaaagaaatcaaacaaagacaaagaaaatataaatcataagagttgaaagatataccaagccgagactcaagaataaagtctatagaagattaaatattcaaaaagataaatccaaattatatgaaaggaaacatattcaatacatactcataatcgctagaatactttgtgtcttgctaataaagatacttgaaataacttagtttaagtagaagtagcataatttaggaattagtattttgagtttaattacttgttggcttgtaatagttttcataattccaaggcccaaagaaaatttaatgcattattacttttaaacttactaaataaaaaacctaccctaattatcggcacaattatagatttatataaatacCTACGGTTTCTTAAgaaaaaacctaaaaatcggttcggtgcggtacgattcggtcggtttagtcggttttcgaatatccattgacaTCCCTAGCCATGACTATGGTAAAACTAACAGATCAGAACAAGGGCGTGCAATAACACTTTTTGCAcctgaagaaatgaagaaccctATGCCAAAGCGGAAGAGCAGCTATCTAAAAATACTGAGGTCTTGCGAAGAAGCCGACGCCGccccacatatatgcgagaaGCAGCGATGACTCGCCTACCCGAAGTGAGCCCCGAGAAACCTATAGCCTCGATGCAGATCGACAGGGTGATACCCGATCCCGGAAGCAACCTTCGACGAGAAGCCAAGACTCGAAGAATTGTCCGTATTATCTCCAATCTCGAGGCATCGCTCTACCCCGAGGATCCCCGCCAAAGAGAAGTCGGACATCGGGAAGCTTTCAACGCCATCACTCGACACGAGGCAATACCCGATCTCATGATTCCTTTTCTAAAAAAGAGGAATGAACACAAGAAGCTCCAATCACGAAAGCTCCATGAAGGTTCGAGGCAGCGCCCCAGTACAGGCAACCCCTCAGCAGAAGTTCATCCTATATGTTTTAAGAAGGCTATCTGTGTCAAGATCAAAAGGGGACCCCCAGGTACCCGAAACTGACTTTCATTTGGGATAACATCCCCGAAGGCCCCGGAATTTGGTGTATTATCCCTATACAACTCGGAGGGCCCCGACAGCCCGGGCCTATCAGATCAATTCAGGATTGGTCCAAGGTAAGACGATGGGTTCGGAAGGGAGCTATGTCAATCGGCAGAAGAGCGAAAAGAACGCTCATGCCCAAGTTAAATGTCAGCGATCAACAATAAAGGGAGAGATTCAAAAGGCCTCGAAGGGAATGAAAACATGCAATTACAAAGCAAGAATCGAAAGCAGAAGTCAATGgaatatattcatatttataaaTATCCATGTACAACAGCCCTCAAAGGGTCATTACATAGaattacaaaagcctacaaaaGTCTACACCTAAAGAGGAAGAGACAAAGGGATGCACACACAAAGTAAAAGCATGAAGACCGGTCCACCTTCGAAAGGTCCGCAACAGGTGCCTCCGGACGCACATCCTTGGAAGTTTCATCCCAACCTtccacactgatatccccaaAGGACAAGGTGAGTGGcagggagggatgaaaaaatgccatagctcTCCGAAGCTCGAGGACCCTCTTTGGCCAAGGGAGCCTCGGAGAGACAGCGGACCGAACAACCCTCGGTCCCGCTTGCATGGCTACTTAGAATCCACTTCTTGGAACGTCTAGCCGTGCAAGCCCCCAACTCGGAGCAGAGCACCACTTTGAGccggggtatgaaggtgagcagcggtgcataatccGAATGACTGTCTACATGAGGGGAAAACCAATTCCCTGTCCGTCATCATCTCGGGCCAACAACAGCAGCAAAGGCCAGCATATCGACGACCACAACAATAGCGGGACATCGCGATTAAACACCGGCAAAGGGCCACAACCCGATCTAAGGGAGCTCCTCCAGCATGATGttcaaggatagaagaagatgataagaaggaATAGGCAAGCAAGCTAATGAAGGCATTGGGATaggaaaaacaacaccaaaacacccccatttataggggttTACGATACGGTCATCGAGGCTTTGAAAGATTGACCGACGGACTTAGTTAATGCATCTTTGGAAAATCGAGTCGACGACGGTACCTTCACCTTGGAGAGCGGGAATCAGGAGTGCATTAAATGAAGTCGAAAATACACGAGCCCGTGGATGCCCGGTTACCACAAAACCCACACCAGGAGTCGCATCATCGGTACGACGTCGCCATAAGAAGCTCGATgagtcaagtgtcagaatcatttcccatcactttGCTATGGGAAACGCGGAGATTATCTGTACGCGGCAAAATCGGAGGACTTGATTTCTTACTGTCAAGTCATTTCGGAAGAACGCCTCGAAACCCCGAGGGTGGGAAGCCATGACCCAGTTCCCaacctcggggctcgtcgaggcccgactcagagAAGACAAGGACCGAAGCCAGGACAGAAGGGGAAGCTCTCAAGGCATACGGGTAAGCCTGATAGGGCCGACCTATCCAGAGCTTATGCTGAGTCGTCACGTCAAGCCATCctatctccatactttgtaattaatgcctATGTGCTTGTAgtcgagttcccctcctatataaaaaggactcacactaccttgtaacagactgatgttgctccattttctccacaagtgcaataatatctctctctctatctTTCCTTTCTAAacttgttcgttctcactggcTCGAGGTCACCTTGATATTCATtactttcttacttgttcttcatcataTAACTTAGTATTGGCCagaaagagccttgtttaattatatcttcaactgttatcccatccccgattatccccgatagctcgaatTTGACCCTGACGTTAAtcccgaggtcccccatcgacccgACATATACCTGGGCAGCAGgcccttcggtttgattactatCTCGTTTTGTCTTGCATTTCGTCATTAAATTTCATATTATTAGCAttaactgctctaacaactagctcgggaatagatcacgtatttttagaatcccatttacaaatttaattgttgttactatttttaCGGTAAATAGCAGAATATGACGTtacttcagcttaccgaggacatgaacCTTGACAGGTATGTGGAGATCGAGAATCAAGGTAAACAACTAATAGGTAGTCAAGAGTATTAGTATTGCGTATTCTGTTATTgttagattttttttattattacttGTTGTTCCTTTCGTTTagttttcttattattttgttgttttattgCTTGGTGCTATTGCTTTTCTTTTCGCCCTTCGTGAGCGGAGATTGGAAATAGTCTCTCTATTTTCAAGgtggggtaaggtctacgtacacactaccctccccaaccCCACTTGCGGGAACAATGGGAttattgttgtcgttgttgttacAGTtcaaaatttattctcaatttcacaTAAACGCCAATTTGCTAGTTAAGACCACCTAGTTAATATGATCTTCACTACAAAAGATATGACCACTACATTTTTAtatagaatatatatacatagataTAGTAAACTCGACAAACAAACACCAAATCTTAATGTACATGCATGGATTTACGCCTAGTTAAATATGATCTTGACCAAAAGAGAAAGAATCACTACATTTATACATAGAGAGTACTATAAATGCGGTTAGAAAAATATAGAGACCATACATATAGTTGTCTTTTCTATATTCCTCTACAACCTGAACGCACCATTCATATTTTACTGTGTTAAATATTACTCCATATAAGAAATTGCTTTAGTTTATTGATTTTCTGGCGTGCGTAATTAATCCGTTTGAAGAGACTACAATTTTGAATTTTCTGATTATAGTTTTAAATATCCAAGATAAATGCCAGGTGTGTGCAAGCGTTATTCCTAGGAAAATGATAAGCAGTTGATTGATCAATAACAGCAATTTATGAGAAATTAAAACACACACAAATTCCCAGCTAAGACTTTCCATATACTCCCACCAAAACCCAACGGTAATATCATTCATCCTTTCCATAAATTCTGCCAATCTTGCCCTCTTTTAGTCCCATGTTCATCCATTTTTCCTCAGCTTTAACTTCTCTTTGTATTAATCTCTTCCTTTTTGCAAATTTGCTTCTGAATTTTCTCATTCTCTAATTCTTACACAGTTTGATCTGCATGTTGTACATGGATTCTCCTTCATTTGTTAGCTTTTTCTTTGTGATATTTCTGAGTGTTCTTTGCATATCTCAAGCGTATACATTCTATGCTGGTGGCAAAGAAGGCTGGGTTTTAAAACCTTCTGAATCATATAGTCATTGGGCTGAAAGAAACCGTTTCCAAGTTAATGACACTATTGGTAAATCCTTTCCTCTTCTCCTGTAtgttattctttttgaataatcaaaagtattttttatttaaCTTGTATATAGTGGAGAGTTAGAATTTTTACTAAGGagattcaatatatatatatatatatatatatatatatatatatatacacaaaaaatGTTTACCTATCTACCAATTTTGACACCGCTCTCCTTGGACAAGGGTGACTCCACCATTGAGTATATAtattaacagcttgtttggatggttgttacctattgtattatATCGTATTGCTATTTTTCAtacaataaattttattttattgtattgatgatgaaaAGTGCCACTTATGGAACAACAGATTTGGTGTGATCGCGTTgttactttattttaattttttttgtctcACCTGCCCTTTCTTATTTTATACTATCACTATATTATAATTGGTTATAACAGATAAGTTGGCTTATATTTTAGATTACTAGTTCAACTTTTTATGAATGATTATTATTAATTAGCTGATTGTAGAATATTTATTAGACTTTTGTTATATAAAGATTATAAATTCTTATTTTGGTGCAGTATTCAAGTACAAAAAAGGGTCAGATTCAGTACTGGTGGTACACAAAGATGATTACTTCAAATGCAAAAAGGATAAGCCAATCCATAAGCTAAAGAATGGTAAATCAAAATTGAAGTTTACAAGGTCAGGTGCATTCTACTTCATCAGTGGAAAAGATGATAACTGTGAGAAAGGCCAGAAGCTTCTAGTTGTTGTGTTATCTCCCAATCACAACCGCCATAAATCTCCATCCCCAGCCACCCAAAAGCCGTCGAGTTCTCCCGTTACCACTCCAACTCAGCCGCCGGAAGATATTCCTTCCGTCGTTGCACCGTCGCCGCAATCCATTTCACCAGCTCCGGCTCCTACGAAATCGGCTGCAGTGGTTGTTGGTTCAAGTGGTTTGGTTTGGGTGTTTAGTTTGATCATGGCTACTGTTTTTATGTAATTTGATTTAATTCGTTGTGTCTAGTTCTGTTTTTAATGGATGTTTTTAACTCTATAGATATTTCTCTTGCTTTATTACATTAAGAGTACCCTAAGAATTGGAAACGTGCGCTTTTTGTTGCCAAGGATTTATCCATAAGGTGGAAGGTAGTCCATTAAGATCGTTTATTAAGCATTAATAAGTGTGTTAATTTAAAAGGTTACGAAGTGAAATTTCCGAGTTATTAGGGTTTGTGAAAACTTTTTGAGATCTTGCAAATCTCATTGTTTTAGAAAGGTTCTTTCACTTGAAAAAACTCATAAATAGATATTAGTTCTTTTAGTTTTAGTCTGTACAAATGTATTTTCCAagaattattttcaattttttttcaagaGTTGTCCAAACAGCCAAAAGAAAATTGACTAGATTAACATACATGAAATACAGTCAAACCTCTGTATAACAACCTcgtttgtttcaaatatttttggatgttatagcgaagtaCTGTTGTAGAGAACATATTATAACATAACCTGAAAATTGGTTCCGGAAAAACTTtgcttttatagtgaagtgttgttatataggaATGCTGTTATAGAAAGGTCTAACTGTATCAGGAAAAGGTGTTTTTGTAAGATATCTAATGTAGTGCTCAAATAGCAGCGATGGCGTTGAACAACGCTTTTAGGATGAACCGAAGTTGTAGTAAGCTGTGTTGGGTTTTTAGAAAGGATGGAGCAACAAAAAGATTGAAGTATTGATTGAACATCTCTCTCATAAAttttatctatatctatctatctatctacctatctatctatttatatctatatctatattattataaaagcacgaataatttatATTAAATGTTGGATGACTAAAATATCCTCGAAACTTCGATAGAATTTTATGCCCTTAAAATTTTGAGTTAAAGGTGGATGTAATTGTAAATTCCAAATATATTAACTAAGAAAGGACTTCTTTACAGATTAAAACTCCAATGCCGACTGCAAATTCCTACTCTACAAATACCTAGAACTTTTAATACAACTACAAATTGGTAAAGTTGGAAATAATTATGAATTTGGATTACTATACTTGTCATTACGATAAACAACTTGTATAAAAactaatattaaatattattgcATTCTTTAACCGATTATAAATTTATTCGTATCTTGTGTAATTTTAAACTATTTAGTTCCATTTTGTTATTTGGTTATCACAACGTTATTATGATTTGGTTTGCATTACATATATAAAAACTTCTATTTTAAGCAACTCATTATCTAACTTTAGCAATTACTTATGGTACGCGTTTGTAATATTTGGCACAAGATATTCGTGCAACGCACGAGTATAGAGACTAATTAATCAAAaaggttttaaatagccaatatGAAAACAGAATTTGCAGAATaaatattcaaattcaaaaacctAAACTATCTTAACTAATTTATCCtatcaaattaaaatt includes these proteins:
- the LOC107823669 gene encoding early nodulin-like protein 3; translation: MLYMDSPSFVSFFFVIFLSVLCISQAYTFYAGGKEGWVLKPSESYSHWAERNRFQVNDTIVFKYKKGSDSVLVVHKDDYFKCKKDKPIHKLKNGKSKLKFTRSGAFYFISGKDDNCEKGQKLLVVVLSPNHNRHKSPSPATQKPSSSPVTTPTQPPEDIPSVVAPSPQSISPAPAPTKSAAVVVGSSGLVWVFSLIMATVFM